A genomic stretch from Meriones unguiculatus strain TT.TT164.6M chromosome 13 unlocalized genomic scaffold, Bangor_MerUng_6.1 Chr13_unordered_Scaffold_44, whole genome shotgun sequence includes:
- the LOC132651260 gene encoding zinc finger protein 436-like yields the protein SHTGEKPFKCILCGKAFPYITVLIWHKRTHTGEKPYKCNQCGKAFAKSSQLIRHKRTHTGEKPYECNQCGKVFAQNSHLISHKRTHTGEKPYECNQCGKAFAENSHLISHKRTHTGEKPYECNECGKAFAQNSTLLSHKRTHTGEKPYECNECGKAFAENSHLISHKRTHTGEKPYECNECGKAFAQNSTLLSHKRTHTGEKPYECNECGKAFAENSHLISHKRTHTGE from the coding sequence agtcatactggagagaaaccatttAAATGCATtctatgtgggaaagccttcccctatatcactgttctcatatggcataaaagaacacacactggagagaagccttacaaatgtaatcaatgtggtaaagcctttgcaaaaagcagtcagctcatacggcataaaagaacacacactggagagaaaccttatgaatgtaaccagtgtggtaaagtctttgcacaaaacagtcatctcataagccataaaagaacacacactggagagaaaccttatgaatgtaaccagtgtggcaaagcctttgcagaaaacagtcatctcattagccataaaagaacacacactggagagaaaccatatgaatgtaatgagtgtggcaaagcctttgcacaaaacagtactctcttaagccataaaagaacacacactggagagaaaccttatgaatgtaatgagtgtggcaaagcctttgcagaaaacagtcatctcattagccataaaagaacacacactggagagaaaccttatgaatgtaatgagtgtggcaaagcctttgcacaaaacagtactctcttaagccataaaagaacacacactggagagaaaccttatgaatgtaatgagtgtggcaaagcctttgcagaaaacagtcatctcataagccataaaagaacacacactggagag